In Paenibacillus phoenicis, one genomic interval encodes:
- a CDS encoding GntR family transcriptional regulator: protein MQNERKPLYMQIQQHFKEMILQGKLRENDKIPSEKELMEQFDVSRITVANALMQLAKDGWIYRIPGRGSFVSEGIGELLQRHQGSLAEGGSWPVLDGNAGAPVHHLGALNGGGADPSLGGIEAASHIPGRTTIGLIMPMLVDYFAIRLLQGINNILEDSPYSLQIVLTYNSIDREKEAINDLIRKGAAGLIIFPSDAETYNEEILALKMRGYPFVLLDRYLPGVATNLSRSDGLIGGQLAVDYLWGLGHRDIAICSDSPLPTITVEERINGYMEALKQKGAMINPALILTDFNVDYSEIDKKHPLYRFIKNQIATAYITLNGRLGLHIYSICKELGLRVPEDISILTFDDPSPGLHEWGFFSHISQSEIEMGEAAARILRDILEKPELKDAGYTKVILEPKLIESQSTGPLAKRVK from the coding sequence ATGCAAAACGAACGTAAACCGTTATATATGCAGATTCAACAGCACTTCAAAGAAATGATCCTGCAGGGCAAACTGCGGGAGAACGATAAGATCCCCTCGGAAAAAGAGTTAATGGAACAGTTCGACGTCAGCCGAATTACGGTAGCCAATGCCTTGATGCAGCTGGCGAAGGACGGCTGGATCTACCGGATCCCCGGGCGGGGAAGCTTCGTCAGCGAAGGCATCGGTGAGCTGCTGCAACGCCATCAAGGCTCTCTGGCGGAGGGGGGATCATGGCCCGTGCTGGACGGAAATGCGGGGGCGCCGGTCCATCATCTCGGAGCGTTAAACGGAGGGGGAGCTGACCCTTCGCTGGGAGGGATCGAAGCCGCATCCCATATTCCGGGGCGCACCACGATCGGGCTAATTATGCCGATGCTGGTAGACTATTTTGCCATTCGGCTGCTTCAAGGAATTAATAACATCCTTGAAGACAGTCCATACAGCCTGCAGATCGTCTTGACGTACAATTCCATTGACCGGGAGAAGGAAGCGATCAACGATCTGATTCGCAAAGGGGCCGCCGGGCTGATTATTTTCCCAAGTGATGCGGAAACGTACAATGAGGAAATTTTAGCCCTGAAGATGCGAGGTTACCCGTTTGTGCTCCTCGATCGGTATTTGCCGGGAGTAGCTACGAACTTGTCGCGCAGCGACGGCTTAATCGGCGGACAGCTTGCCGTTGACTATTTGTGGGGCCTGGGGCATCGCGACATCGCCATTTGCTCCGATTCGCCGTTGCCTACAATTACAGTGGAGGAACGGATTAACGGATATATGGAGGCGCTCAAACAGAAGGGAGCGATGATTAATCCGGCACTGATCCTCACCGATTTCAATGTGGATTACAGCGAGATCGACAAGAAGCACCCCTTGTACCGGTTTATCAAGAACCAGATTGCTACCGCTTATATCACACTGAACGGACGGCTTGGCCTGCACATCTACTCAATATGTAAAGAATTAGGGCTTCGGGTGCCGGAGGACATCTCGATCCTGACGTTTGATGATCCTTCGCCGGGGCTGCATGAATGGGGATTCTTCTCGCATATTTCGCAATCGGAAATCGAGATGGGAGAAGCCGCAGCCCGGATTTTGCGGGACATTCTCGAGAAGCCTGAGCTTAAGGATGCGGGGTATACTAAAGTCATCCTGGAGCCAAAATTAATTGAAAGTCAATCTACGGGACCCCTTGCAAAACGAGTAAAGTAA
- a CDS encoding glycosyl hydrolase family 18 protein has protein sequence MVQRKKRGRRRTKWFFGLILIIAGLYWAQSEWLPNREHVDPEWLGRVDKPIFADGQLLNGTGIGSGDSLKLPLPVIQQIIDPTIRYEEDTKSVILTTPQKLVLLKADEKIAKINNKPTELRFAPEEKDGVLYLPAHLLQELYGAEVQEDTDSGAVLLYRAGEKILPAAVDSGSSKKDSTVPLRTGPSIHQPILADMPEETALRILETPDDQWYYVQLNNGYTGYVQKKDVVLGEERSIPELKLELSAAKQKWQSKTVNMTWEAVYQVAPKPSSIGKLPGVNVVSPTWFSLVDGKGNVQSKADSAYVKWAHGQGMQVWGLFNNSFDPDLTSKALSSFENRLTTILQMLHYAKLYDLDGINIDYENVYTKDGENLTQFMRELRPLAEEQGLIVSIDVTPKSNSEMWSAFLDRRALAQAVDYLVLMAYDEHWAASPVAGSVASLPWVRSSVTRILEEDDVPPSKLILGIPLYTRVWTETVKDGITEIKSKAIGMDKAQQIIAEKKLKPRFSEETEQNYVEYKDKEGLQRIWLEDAESLKRRVEVAKSMKLAGIATWTRAFASDEAWETLREIEK, from the coding sequence ATGGTTCAAAGGAAAAAGCGCGGCAGGAGAAGAACCAAATGGTTTTTCGGCCTGATTCTTATTATAGCAGGACTTTATTGGGCTCAATCGGAATGGCTGCCAAACCGCGAGCACGTTGATCCCGAATGGCTCGGCCGGGTGGATAAGCCTATTTTTGCAGATGGGCAATTGCTAAATGGCACCGGGATCGGATCGGGGGATAGCTTGAAGCTCCCGCTTCCGGTGATCCAACAGATCATCGACCCGACGATTCGGTATGAGGAAGACACCAAGTCGGTGATCTTAACGACGCCGCAGAAATTGGTTTTGCTCAAGGCCGACGAGAAGATCGCCAAAATCAATAATAAGCCGACGGAGCTGCGATTTGCCCCTGAGGAGAAAGACGGCGTTCTCTATCTCCCGGCACATCTGCTCCAGGAATTGTACGGAGCTGAGGTGCAGGAAGATACGGACTCCGGCGCTGTGCTGCTGTATCGGGCGGGAGAGAAGATTCTGCCGGCTGCGGTAGACTCCGGTTCCAGTAAAAAGGACAGCACCGTTCCCCTGCGAACGGGCCCTAGCATTCATCAGCCGATTCTGGCCGATATGCCGGAGGAGACTGCGCTGCGGATCCTGGAGACTCCCGATGATCAATGGTATTATGTACAGCTTAATAACGGGTATACCGGCTATGTTCAGAAAAAGGACGTGGTGCTAGGTGAGGAACGTTCCATCCCTGAACTCAAGTTGGAGTTATCCGCCGCCAAGCAGAAATGGCAGTCCAAAACGGTGAATATGACCTGGGAGGCAGTATACCAGGTGGCGCCAAAGCCTTCATCCATCGGCAAGCTGCCGGGTGTTAACGTTGTAAGCCCCACCTGGTTTTCCCTGGTGGACGGGAAAGGCAACGTGCAGAGCAAAGCGGACAGTGCCTATGTCAAATGGGCTCATGGTCAGGGAATGCAGGTTTGGGGCTTGTTCAACAACAGCTTTGATCCGGATTTAACCTCCAAGGCGTTGTCCAGCTTCGAGAACCGGCTGACGACCATCCTGCAAATGCTTCATTACGCGAAGTTGTACGATTTAGACGGCATTAACATCGATTACGAAAATGTCTACACCAAAGACGGGGAGAATCTCACCCAATTCATGCGCGAGCTGCGCCCATTGGCCGAGGAGCAGGGCTTGATCGTTTCGATCGACGTGACCCCCAAATCAAACAGTGAGATGTGGTCGGCCTTTTTGGATCGTCGGGCCTTGGCCCAAGCGGTCGATTACCTCGTATTGATGGCTTACGATGAGCATTGGGCGGCCAGTCCGGTGGCCGGTTCCGTCGCCTCATTGCCTTGGGTACGCTCGTCGGTGACGCGGATTTTGGAAGAGGATGATGTGCCGCCGAGTAAGCTGATCTTGGGTATCCCGTTGTATACCCGGGTGTGGACGGAGACGGTGAAGGACGGCATAACGGAGATCAAGTCCAAAGCAATTGGAATGGACAAGGCTCAGCAAATCATCGCCGAGAAGAAATTAAAGCCGCGCTTCTCTGAAGAAACGGAACAGAATTACGTGGAATATAAAGACAAAGAAGGATTGCAACGCATTTGGCTGGAGGACGCGGAATCGTTAAAGCGCCGTGTGGAAGTGGCCAAATCGATGAAACTGGCCGGCATCGCCACCTGGACGCGTGCATTTGCTTCCGATGAAGCCTGGGAGACCCTTCGGGAAATTGAAAAATAG
- a CDS encoding nucleotidyltransferase-like protein — protein sequence METTIFSILDEEKAGHGAIGAVGYHLDQAGFHDSLLHDFEYLIMVVHHGLEEKEQRIEHGMSGDSSYQLLHVGTREIERGILTGDQRDSVKYFLHGEIIWDIEGKLTNFRSYINEFGESMKERRKLKEFAKFLKVYGEAKRYTAEQDLLDAYYCVLQALKHYARLELIEQGILPESSVWEQVRPLNSVVYKLFDELTENSETLEQRIQLVLLACEFTLASKMADCCELLLRILGSRKEAWSIQELVQAPELEHVRDELPLLLRKLVARSLAQEITKAHKEGVGERRELRYRV from the coding sequence GTGGAAACAACCATTTTTTCGATCTTAGACGAGGAGAAAGCCGGGCATGGAGCCATTGGAGCGGTTGGGTATCACCTGGACCAAGCCGGCTTCCACGACTCGCTGTTGCATGATTTCGAATATCTCATTATGGTTGTGCACCATGGCTTGGAGGAGAAGGAACAGCGTATCGAGCACGGCATGAGCGGAGACTCGTCTTATCAGCTACTGCATGTGGGCACCCGCGAAATCGAACGGGGAATATTGACCGGTGATCAGCGGGATTCGGTGAAATACTTTTTGCACGGCGAGATCATTTGGGACATCGAGGGGAAGTTGACAAATTTCCGCTCCTATATTAACGAATTTGGTGAATCCATGAAGGAACGGAGGAAGCTGAAGGAATTTGCCAAGTTCCTCAAAGTCTATGGGGAAGCCAAACGGTATACAGCGGAGCAGGATCTGCTGGATGCTTATTATTGCGTGCTGCAGGCGTTAAAGCATTATGCCCGCCTTGAATTGATCGAGCAAGGGATTTTGCCGGAAAGCAGTGTGTGGGAACAGGTCCGCCCTTTGAATTCGGTCGTCTATAAACTGTTTGATGAGTTGACGGAAAATTCAGAAACATTGGAGCAGCGCATCCAGCTCGTACTATTGGCATGTGAATTTACACTCGCCAGCAAGATGGCGGATTGCTGTGAACTGCTCTTAAGGATTCTGGGCAGCCGCAAGGAAGCGTGGAGCATTCAGGAATTGGTTCAGGCCCCTGAGCTCGAGCATGTGAGAGACGAGCTTCCGTTATTACTGCGCAAGTTGGTGGCCCGCTCCTTGGCACAGGAGATCACCAAAGCCCATAAGGAAGGCGTAGGCGAGCGCCGGGAATTGCGATACAGGGTCTAA
- a CDS encoding GerAB/ArcD/ProY family transporter — MFIRTNDKITSSQAVIFMTNSVLGAGILTLPRDVTEKMRTPDSWLSVLLGGVVVMLAVLLMVKLSQQFPGSTIFEFSQKIVGKVMGSIMSLLLTVYFLVLAGFEIRALAEVDIFLLLEGTPIWAVIIPFIWTAAYLISGGINSIARLCQIIFPVSILILLLSLFFSMRMFDINHLRPFLGEGLPPVFNGLKSTMLIFAGGEVVLYLVGHMEHPEKAVKAILAGLSIPFVLYFCSTVIVVGSMSVDAVLRSTWPTLDLLRSFEVTGLFFERLEFPFLVIWLMQMFCNFTIFFFTTVLGVSKIMRIKFPTALFTLMPVVFIVALVPKNMNDLFTLGSAVGNTGMIIFALVTVPLSTIYLIRKKGLKPNA, encoded by the coding sequence TTGTTTATTCGCACCAACGACAAAATCACCTCATCGCAAGCGGTCATCTTTATGACCAACAGTGTTCTGGGAGCTGGCATTCTAACGTTGCCCCGGGATGTGACCGAAAAAATGCGTACCCCGGATTCCTGGCTGTCTGTATTGCTGGGAGGCGTCGTTGTGATGCTCGCGGTGCTGCTCATGGTCAAATTAAGCCAGCAGTTTCCGGGAAGCACGATTTTCGAGTTTTCTCAAAAAATTGTCGGGAAAGTGATGGGCAGTATAATGTCCCTCCTGTTAACCGTTTATTTTCTGGTGTTGGCCGGATTTGAGATTCGCGCTCTGGCAGAGGTGGATATCTTTTTATTGCTGGAAGGTACCCCCATATGGGCTGTCATTATTCCGTTCATCTGGACGGCGGCCTATTTGATTTCTGGAGGAATCAACAGCATTGCCCGGTTGTGTCAAATTATTTTTCCTGTGAGTATCCTGATTTTGCTGCTTAGCTTATTTTTCAGCATGAGGATGTTTGATATCAATCACTTGCGGCCTTTTCTCGGTGAAGGATTGCCTCCGGTGTTCAATGGCTTGAAATCGACAATGCTTATTTTTGCGGGCGGTGAAGTCGTTTTGTATTTAGTTGGCCATATGGAGCACCCCGAGAAAGCGGTTAAGGCGATATTGGCTGGCTTGAGTATTCCGTTCGTTCTTTATTTTTGCTCCACCGTGATCGTCGTGGGAAGCATGTCGGTTGACGCCGTTCTAAGAAGCACCTGGCCGACGCTTGATCTTTTGCGAAGCTTTGAAGTCACCGGTTTGTTTTTTGAACGACTTGAATTTCCGTTTTTGGTCATCTGGTTAATGCAGATGTTTTGCAATTTCACTATCTTTTTCTTTACGACGGTCTTGGGCGTATCGAAAATAATGCGCATAAAATTCCCAACCGCGCTCTTTACACTGATGCCGGTGGTTTTTATCGTCGCTCTTGTCCCCAAAAACATGAATGACTTATTTACGCTTGGCAGCGCCGTCGGAAACACCGGCATGATAATTTTCGCTTTAGTTACGGTTCCGTTATCCACCATATACCTAATTCGGAAGAAGGGACTCAAACCGAATGCGTAA
- a CDS encoding spore germination protein, giving the protein MWSTITEYIPDWPTFMLAGVTLLIPLLIFALHRWFRSIVTDKHGRSREGLTTDRVFLETHNSTDSQLSGEYETDLMHLKETIGQNDDVHFREYELAGFGARAVLIFVDGMQDEQLINSHIMQVLMLKSDNSAQQGMKFPPEEGLVSYFKQNLLPVTELTEVVGKRELRESILAGYTALMVEGMACALLVGTPRGKSRAITEPTSEALLRGPRLGFTEILSDNTAMLRLQGRTEQMEIKKYVVGNVIKRDLAIVYMKNIVNPELLQEVEQRIAKIDLDYIAESGYVEQLIEDDILSPFQQAQNTERPDRVMSALVEGRIALLLDGTPFALIVPVTFSMLLQSPEDYYERWMAGSLLRMLRFVAAFMSLIIPSMYISFISFHPGLIPTELAITIIEARQRVPFPSLIEVLIMEVSIEILREAGVRLPRPIGSAMGIVGGLIIGEAAVQAGIVSPFLVIVVSVTAIASFSIPMYSAGITLRMLRFVGMFFAAALGIFGTILFFLLICSHLTKLESFGVPYVTPFSPIRIGDWKDLFVRAPLTLMKRRPELLKTVRKQRRS; this is encoded by the coding sequence GTGTGGTCGACAATCACAGAATATATCCCCGACTGGCCGACTTTCATGCTGGCCGGGGTTACTCTGCTCATTCCTCTCCTCATTTTTGCGTTGCATCGCTGGTTTCGCTCGATTGTCACGGATAAGCACGGGCGCTCAAGGGAAGGATTAACGACAGACCGTGTTTTTCTGGAAACTCATAATAGTACGGATTCGCAGCTGTCCGGCGAATATGAAACCGATCTTATGCATCTTAAAGAGACGATCGGCCAAAATGACGACGTTCATTTTCGAGAATACGAACTCGCCGGGTTTGGTGCGCGAGCGGTACTGATCTTTGTTGACGGTATGCAAGATGAACAGTTGATTAATAGCCACATTATGCAAGTGCTTATGCTGAAGTCGGATAACAGTGCGCAGCAAGGGATGAAGTTTCCCCCGGAGGAGGGGTTAGTTTCCTACTTCAAACAAAACCTACTGCCGGTTACCGAACTAACGGAAGTCGTTGGCAAACGGGAACTCAGAGAATCGATTCTCGCAGGGTATACGGCTTTAATGGTTGAAGGAATGGCGTGCGCGCTGCTTGTGGGCACCCCCCGCGGGAAATCCAGGGCGATAACGGAGCCAACTTCGGAAGCGCTGCTGCGGGGGCCAAGATTGGGCTTTACCGAAATCCTGAGCGATAATACAGCGATGCTCCGGCTCCAAGGACGGACGGAACAAATGGAAATCAAGAAATACGTTGTCGGCAACGTAATCAAGCGAGATCTTGCGATCGTCTACATGAAAAACATTGTGAATCCGGAGTTGCTGCAGGAAGTGGAGCAACGCATCGCCAAGATCGATCTGGATTACATTGCCGAATCCGGCTATGTCGAGCAACTGATCGAAGACGACATCCTAAGTCCTTTTCAACAGGCGCAAAATACGGAACGTCCGGACCGGGTCATGAGCGCCTTGGTGGAGGGGAGAATCGCCTTACTCCTGGATGGAACCCCCTTTGCGCTCATTGTTCCGGTGACCTTCAGCATGCTGCTGCAGTCCCCGGAAGATTATTACGAACGATGGATGGCAGGGTCACTTTTACGGATGCTGCGTTTTGTTGCGGCATTTATGTCTCTCATAATTCCATCGATGTATATTTCATTTATTTCTTTTCATCCCGGACTGATTCCGACAGAATTAGCCATTACGATTATCGAGGCACGCCAACGGGTTCCATTTCCGTCGTTGATCGAAGTATTAATCATGGAAGTTTCGATCGAAATTTTGCGGGAAGCTGGGGTTCGGCTGCCCAGGCCCATCGGCTCCGCGATGGGCATCGTCGGCGGTCTGATTATCGGAGAGGCCGCCGTTCAGGCGGGGATCGTTAGTCCGTTTCTGGTCATCGTCGTTTCGGTAACCGCCATCGCTTCCTTTTCGATTCCGATGTACAGTGCAGGAATCACATTGCGTATGTTGCGATTCGTAGGCATGTTTTTTGCAGCAGCACTGGGGATATTCGGTACGATATTGTTTTTTTTGCTGATTTGCAGCCATCTGACCAAGCTGGAAAGCTTCGGTGTGCCATATGTCACGCCCTTTTCGCCGATCCGTATCGGCGACTGGAAGGACTTGTTCGTCCGTGCGCCCTTGACATTAATGAAACGCAGACCCGAGTTGTTGAAGACGGTCCGCAAACAACGCAGATCTTAA
- a CDS encoding Ger(x)C family spore germination protein translates to MRKRRILSLFLAAGLLALQTGCWSSREIEDLSLYIGLALDAGEPTTVERELEKQGGNYPKRNLITATIQIVPMGNFSSDKQSGGQGRKNEFLNISETGDSLFEIMRQYSLRLKRAVIGQHLKVIVVSTELVRQQSIDKLMDFVLRDNDTRPSCIVLLSKGKARKTLEMAHSGDPPAFKLRDMLQERFRTGKIMNEVNLTELNERLGTKQSFLLQEVSKYGGETKFTGAGIIKGSTGKWIGTLDQTDVESIAWIQGDVEGGVIKSYDWRNETITYEVEDEKTQITPRIEEGRLSFHVKIESEGRLIENWDLEEDPSKTEFLEKAKKIFEKRLNQMLETTMHKMQSEYKTDVAGFGNRLRITHPKYWKEVESHWDDVFSLTPVTFDIDFTITDYGASKK, encoded by the coding sequence ATGCGTAAGCGCCGTATTTTGTCGCTGTTTCTTGCCGCTGGCCTGCTTGCGTTGCAAACAGGTTGTTGGAGCAGTAGAGAAATTGAAGATTTAAGCTTGTATATCGGATTGGCCTTGGATGCGGGAGAACCGACGACCGTTGAACGGGAGCTGGAGAAACAAGGAGGAAATTATCCTAAGCGAAATCTGATTACGGCTACGATCCAGATCGTTCCGATGGGAAACTTCAGCAGCGATAAACAATCAGGGGGTCAAGGGAGAAAAAACGAATTTTTGAATATTTCGGAAACCGGGGATTCTCTGTTTGAAATCATGCGGCAGTATTCGCTTCGCCTGAAGCGGGCGGTCATCGGCCAGCATTTGAAGGTGATCGTCGTATCTACTGAGCTGGTTCGTCAGCAGAGCATCGACAAACTGATGGATTTCGTGCTTCGCGATAACGATACACGCCCTAGCTGCATCGTATTATTGAGCAAAGGGAAGGCGAGAAAAACGCTGGAAATGGCGCATTCCGGAGATCCCCCCGCTTTCAAGCTGAGGGACATGCTGCAAGAACGTTTTAGGACCGGCAAAATTATGAATGAGGTGAATCTGACCGAGTTGAATGAGAGGTTGGGCACCAAGCAGAGCTTTCTCCTGCAGGAGGTGTCTAAGTACGGTGGGGAAACGAAATTTACGGGAGCGGGGATAATCAAAGGGTCGACCGGCAAATGGATCGGCACATTGGATCAAACGGACGTGGAGAGCATTGCTTGGATTCAAGGCGATGTTGAAGGTGGGGTGATCAAAAGCTATGATTGGCGAAATGAAACGATCACTTACGAGGTTGAAGACGAGAAGACGCAAATCACCCCCCGGATCGAGGAAGGGCGGCTTTCGTTTCATGTCAAGATTGAATCGGAAGGGCGGTTAATCGAAAACTGGGATCTTGAGGAAGACCCCTCCAAAACCGAATTTTTGGAGAAAGCAAAGAAGATCTTCGAAAAAAGGCTAAACCAAATGCTCGAGACGACGATGCATAAAATGCAGTCAGAATATAAAACCGATGTGGCTGGGTTCGGCAACCGGTTGAGGATCACGCACCCTAAATACTGGAAGGAAGTCGAAAGCCATTGGGACGACGTTTTTAGCCTTACGCCGGTGACCTTTGACATCGACTTTACGATTACGGATTACGGTGCATCCAAGAAATGA
- a CDS encoding Fur family transcriptional regulator, which translates to MTTRVQHALDQLKNNGVRITPQRHAILTYLMESMSHPTADEIYRSLEPRFPNMSVATVYNNLKMLIEAGMVRELTYGDNSSRFDADVSNHYHVICEKCGKIEDFMYPTLEEVERQAEEATGFEIHGHRLELHGVCKECRMKH; encoded by the coding sequence ATGACAACGCGCGTACAGCATGCCCTGGACCAACTGAAGAACAATGGAGTCCGCATTACGCCGCAGCGTCACGCCATACTTACGTATCTGATGGAATCGATGAGCCATCCGACCGCGGACGAGATTTACCGGTCCTTGGAGCCCCGCTTCCCGAACATGAGCGTAGCTACGGTATACAATAATCTGAAAATGTTGATTGAAGCCGGCATGGTTCGGGAGTTAACATATGGGGACAATTCGAGCCGTTTTGATGCGGACGTGTCCAATCATTATCATGTGATATGCGAGAAATGCGGAAAAATTGAGGATTTCATGTACCCCACTTTGGAAGAAGTCGAGCGCCAAGCGGAAGAAGCCACCGGTTTTGAGATTCACGGCCATCGGCTGGAACTGCATGGGGTATGTAAGGAGTGCCGTATGAAGCACTAA
- a CDS encoding carbohydrate ABC transporter permease, with product METAGLQKRKATQRRLGKHKDALIAAVILVPMFLAWLVVSGFPTLFGFVLGFFEWVGLADTPNFIWFDNFISFFQNPVYTDALWRSIWLGGLVTVITLGAGFFAALLMNLPLFGKGFYRSIWYIPAITATVATTQVFNIFLDSNNGVINNLLKAMGKEPIVWQYSVGWGIFWIVVYSVWKGVGGAALIWLAGLQSVDLSLYEAAEIDGAGRWHKLRYVTLPGLKPIATYIVITNLIAAIQIYEQVLFITNGGPYGQTEVLVFRIYRDGFWDFNLGMAGASSLIMALIVIVVTVLYYNWSTKSDRRTSIPIKPVKPAKKEALPHAQSTER from the coding sequence ATGGAAACCGCGGGATTACAGAAGCGAAAAGCAACGCAGCGCAGGTTAGGGAAGCACAAAGATGCTTTGATCGCCGCCGTTATCCTCGTGCCGATGTTTTTGGCATGGTTGGTGGTTTCGGGTTTTCCCACTTTGTTCGGGTTCGTGTTAGGGTTCTTCGAATGGGTGGGGTTGGCAGATACACCTAATTTCATCTGGTTCGATAACTTCATCAGCTTCTTTCAAAACCCGGTGTACACGGATGCATTGTGGAGGTCGATCTGGCTGGGCGGACTGGTCACGGTCATTACGCTGGGAGCAGGCTTTTTTGCTGCACTGCTGATGAACCTGCCGCTGTTCGGCAAAGGGTTTTATCGTTCCATTTGGTACATCCCCGCCATCACGGCAACGGTTGCGACCACGCAAGTATTCAACATTTTTCTGGATTCGAACAATGGGGTCATCAACAACCTGCTGAAAGCGATGGGCAAGGAACCGATTGTATGGCAGTACTCCGTCGGATGGGGCATTTTCTGGATTGTGGTCTATTCAGTCTGGAAAGGGGTAGGCGGTGCAGCCTTAATCTGGTTGGCCGGTCTGCAATCCGTGGATTTGTCCTTGTACGAGGCGGCGGAAATCGATGGTGCGGGACGGTGGCATAAGCTGCGGTATGTCACGTTGCCAGGGTTAAAACCCATCGCGACGTATATCGTCATTACGAACTTGATCGCAGCGATCCAGATTTACGAGCAGGTATTATTCATCACGAACGGCGGGCCTTACGGGCAAACCGAAGTACTGGTGTTCCGTATTTACCGGGACGGCTTCTGGGACTTCAATTTGGGGATGGCTGGCGCTTCCTCACTGATCATGGCCTTGATCGTTATTGTTGTGACTGTGCTGTACTACAACTGGTCAACGAAATCCGATCGTCGGACAAGCATTCCGATCAAGCCCGTCAAACCCGCGAAAAAGGAGGCGCTCCCGCATGCCCAGTCCACTGAACGCTAA
- a CDS encoding ArsR/SmtB family transcription factor, translating into MTQSINTAKECDTNCSGTLVDLKAIKAELIDNQAAVQFADWFKAFSDPTRVKIISALLKRELCVHDLTVLLEMGQSAVSHQLRYLRNLRIVKRRKVGKTVYYSLDDTHIEQIFLQTLQHTNHG; encoded by the coding sequence ATGACACAGTCCATAAATACAGCGAAAGAATGTGATACGAACTGCTCGGGCACACTCGTTGATTTAAAAGCTATCAAGGCGGAGCTTATCGATAACCAGGCAGCGGTTCAATTTGCCGACTGGTTTAAGGCTTTCAGCGATCCGACGCGCGTCAAAATCATCAGCGCCTTGCTAAAAAGGGAGCTTTGCGTGCACGACCTGACAGTGCTCCTCGAAATGGGTCAATCGGCCGTTTCTCATCAACTGCGATATTTGCGCAACCTCAGAATTGTTAAGCGGCGCAAGGTTGGAAAAACGGTCTATTATTCACTTGACGACACGCATATCGAGCAAATTTTTTTGCAGACCCTTCAGCATACCAACCATGGATGA
- a CDS encoding DUF2614 family zinc ribbon-containing protein yields MFFKSSKINEFRLWGLLLTMLGMGLMVLGTAGIVFWGPAGRAIAAIGLAIGLISMLASLAIYFWAGMLSTSAVQLECPECHKLTKMLGKTDRCMFCKTILTLDPSQATITAEELEQQQSTGASTSS; encoded by the coding sequence ATGTTCTTTAAATCAAGCAAAATCAATGAATTTCGTTTATGGGGCTTGTTGCTGACCATGCTTGGGATGGGCTTGATGGTACTGGGAACCGCCGGGATCGTATTCTGGGGACCCGCGGGCAGAGCGATCGCTGCCATCGGACTAGCCATCGGCTTGATCTCAATGCTCGCGAGCTTGGCCATCTATTTTTGGGCGGGCATGTTGTCCACATCTGCGGTGCAGCTGGAATGCCCGGAATGCCACAAGCTGACCAAAATGCTGGGCAAAACGGATCGCTGCATGTTCTGCAAAACCATCCTCACTCTCGACCCGTCGCAGGCGACAATCACGGCCGAGGAATTGGAGCAACAGCAATCAACCGGCGCTTCAACCTCAAGTTAA